The following DNA comes from Syngnathoides biaculeatus isolate LvHL_M chromosome 18, ASM1980259v1, whole genome shotgun sequence.
AAAACAGCtcgcggtgcggtaactcgtttttgcaaacttattataatgaaagagaaaataaagatTTCGGAgccatgcattgcattcacacacacaagtattatgtaggcccttggccctaaagaatacttctccttcacataACTTAGTTATTgataagtaggtgtgaaattctaaaaggtatccaatacttagcAAGAACgaaatgctccgagcaaactctgaggtaagggaatgacttggctgctggatcggctctgctaatacgagacagccgcagttgtcgccgtttggttgctaactgttCCGTTTTcttgcactggttcttgatcacagctggcagtcgaaagaaagacgctttagaACGCCCACTTTTGTTTCAGGAACCGAAAACaaagcagtgcgcccccattcatacgcctttctgaaatgattcctgtttagttacggtttgtttactcGAATTCACCAAACCGAAATGGCGACCGTGTTCGgcgtgtgacgtcagtcgaaaacagtctattggtGTTTACCTCATATTAAAGACAATTTTGAGACTTTGTCGTTAGTCATACAGAAGATGTTGTAGATTTTTCTCACAAACTAAAAAAGctttaatttctcaaatattgctTTTGTAAACATTCaactgtccaattttttttttcttttcttgtatttgttgatttttttttttttttgcaaagaaagaccATCGCAAGTCCTGCATGTATTggtaaacatcaaagacaatatAGATTCTCAGACACGAGGCGAGGGAACGACTTACTGGGACCCAGCAGGCGTGAGTACTCGTATCCCAGCTCTTTGCTGGTTCTGAAGTATTCTCTGTTGGTGTGCAGGGGCAGGAAGGGAACCATGTGGTATTCGCCGTTGTGTCCAATAGGAGCGTTGGAGGTTGGGTACCGGGATGGGTCGGGTCTATGCCTCCTGAGCCACTCTTCATAGATGCTGACGTGGCAAAATAGCACACCCATCATTTGTGGCAATGTGCATCCTGAAAGCATCTCCAGTACTttgctttttccacattttgttaggTTACAGTCTTAATCCAAAATGGACATTTATTTTCCATCTTTAAATCTAATCAAAATCTTTTGAGATTCACAGTTAACAGCCGTCTGCTAATCTGAGCTCACACAAGCCAACTCGAAACTCTCATTCGCAAATTCTCACACCATTCACCAGGCCAGGCCAGCCATTTAAAGCCgcacacactcaaagtcacataGTGCAGACCCTGatgcaatttattttaaaaaaaaaaaaaaaatctgattactTAATGGGCTAATCCACCGAtgtcaaaatcaaggcccggggcccaaatccggcccgccacgtgattttatgtggtccgcgaAGCCAAAtgtagagtgtcaatttcaatttttcttgtaaaaaatttgcacaaaaatttcaaattgtcatgcatcataaatgataaatttgagatattccaagcatttttgtgttaccaaacatcaatagtggaaaaacacataatccttgatttctgactccaaaagtagatcataagttgatgatgtaaatacgctgagacgattaaatatttgtattgtttcacagtcataacggaaCCACAACGTGGACCAcgagaaaaaatgaatttgacaccccctgGGCTAATCGGTGGAATAATCAATTCCAAAAATATTCCGGAGTTGCAGTTCCTAAAAAGAAAGCTTGATAAAACATTGATTCACATGATTTCATGAAAGATCTTTGTCAGGATTTAGGGGTGTGTGTCACCTGTCCACAAAGGAGTGGTGCAGAAGGAAAATCGGGTCATTGGCCGAGCCTTGCACTGAGGACATGGATCCATTCATGAAGACGTGCAGCGCGGCATGCATGCCCATACGGGGGCTGCCCCCCAAGCCCGTCTGCGGATCCCCGAATCCTGGAAGGTGACAAAGATGATCAATTAGAACACAATTTacacccaaaacatttttttcatgatttttacaACCTTCCAAGGTGTTCCTGAAACTCATGTTGGCGGTGCGGTCCATGGTGCCCGTGTCATAGTTGGCCAAACTGAGGGTGAAGGCCACCTCGGCAGAGGTGGGCAGGCGCTCCACCCGGTTGCGGTCATGGTTGCCGGGGTTACGGCGAAGCGGGCCCTCCGACAGGGCGTCGCACAGTACGCCACGGGCATTGTAGTCTTGCACTTGTGAGCAGAGGGACTGAGGACGGGGACGGACATTGACAATATCTTCATTTTAAATCAactaaaacatacaaaaataaagatcGAGCACATTCAAtaatttggtaacaaaaaatttAGACTTGTCAACAAACCTCAGATAAATTTCACTTTTTATAAACAaggatcacttttttttcccaacaaaacTGGCATGTTGAaagtatgtatttaaaaaataataataataaaagaaaagagagcTCCATGGTgcagatcattaaaaaaaaaaaagggaaaaaaagtattttaacctTCCAAGAGGAGAAGACAGAGCCAGGACTAAGCAGCGTGGGGTCCCGGGGGTTCCGGCCCCCCATGAGCTGGTCAGTGCACACGTCGCATCCCTGGGCGTCCCTCCAGTCCCAGTATGGGATGGCGAAGCCGTCGTCCCCGGTTATCTTCCTGATCTCGCGCTCCCAGTGCAGCAGGTAGACGCGGTGCCACGGCAGGAACGCCGGCGCCCAGTGGGCAAAGTCCACGTCGGCCCACACGTTCCCCGGCCCGCCGAGCAGCGCGTCGCGGGACACGTAGTAGTGCATCCACACGAAGATGTCGTACACGGACACGTCGGCGAACGTGGGCTTGGATCCGTTCTCCATCTCCAGGTAGGTTCCCGTGGCAACCACGTAATCGCTGCTTGGCGTCTGCTTGGCCAGGTTCAGGTAGGACACCAGTTGGGTCCTCTCGGTTCGGGTCAGGTGGAACACGTTCCTCCTGAGGGATTCCCTCCTGTCTTGGCAGGTCTCCCCCCAGTATCCGAACGTGCACTCGGCACAGTTGAACCCCATGAAGTTCCCTGTGCACTGGCAGGTTCTGTTGTAGAACACCAGAGGCCACCTCTCCCGGTCGTCCAGCCCTCTGAAGGGGTACTGTGTCCCGTCCGGGGTGTCGGGTACCACCACATCCCGGCAGAACCCCCGACCGGAGCTGGCCCCGCACGCCGAGCCATCCCCTTCCCAAGGTGGGCAGCACTCCTTGGCCAGGAGGGCCTCTTGGGTGGCGCACAGGCGCGGGAACTGCTGAAAGGTCGGCGCCCAAAAGAGCGTGAAACCCGCGGCAACGACCCGCCACATCACAGCAGGCGTGAGTCTAATTGCGACAATAACCTCCTACACGCTTTCAAGCCTTCAAAGCCCTTCCTGCCGAGACCCCTCCTTCCTCGCTGAGCCCGGTCACATGCCGCTTAACCTCAGGATGAGGCTTTCACTGATGCCATTAAGGAGCTCACAACCGCTGAAATGGAAATGATGTGTGATGAAGttgcacattttaaaagtaatCAGTTCAGCGTAAGAGACAAAAGCtgctccaccttttttttttttttttttttttaaagagtgaactctcaaaaaatgaatataataaATTGAAGAAATCAACTTATAGACTCATCCAAACACAGAAACTAACACAAAACTATTGGGAAACATAAAAACCATACTACTACAAACACAAGTtccaatggcacaaaaaaatgtctatatTTGAAAGTCATAGATTATTatgtcattctttgcagaggatcaAGAATATATGCCTCTAACTATTTTTATATTCATCTGTCTTCGTGTAATATTCCACCGTTTGTGTTCCGATATGTGTTCCTTAAAGAGTTCGAGAACACTGTGACACCAATGTAATtcgttagcctgtctatggcattttgcattgtgcattTACTAAATGGACTTTCCTAGGTAAGGCAAATTTACATGATTTTcaacagtaaacttcaaccaggactcaaaagaaacaaaagggttttttttttttttttt
Coding sequences within:
- the LOC133491776 gene encoding tyrosinase-like, with amino-acid sequence MWRVVAAGFTLFWAPTFQQFPRLCATQEALLAKECCPPWEGDGSACGASSGRGFCRDVVVPDTPDGTQYPFRGLDDRERWPLVFYNRTCQCTGNFMGFNCAECTFGYWGETCQDRRESLRRNVFHLTRTERTQLVSYLNLAKQTPSSDYVVATGTYLEMENGSKPTFADVSVYDIFVWMHYYVSRDALLGGPGNVWADVDFAHWAPAFLPWHRVYLLHWEREIRKITGDDGFAIPYWDWRDAQGCDVCTDQLMGGRNPRDPTLLSPGSVFSSWKSLCSQVQDYNARGVLCDALSEGPLRRNPGNHDRNRVERLPTSAEVAFTLSLANYDTGTMDRTANMSFRNTLEGFGDPQTGLGGSPRMGMHAALHVFMNGSMSSVQGSANDPIFLLHHSFVDSIYEEWLRRHRPDPSRYPTSNAPIGHNGEYHMVPFLPLHTNREYFRTSKELGYEYSRLLGPNTRLSESLRPYLEDVDGVWPLLLVACLCGVGLALGVAAAVSNFKRRVPTWPRILELRRISFLSFLSVPEWQPLIGREGANESRRYTATI